The following proteins come from a genomic window of Ferrovibrio sp. MS7:
- a CDS encoding tyrosine-type recombinase/integrase: MNDFKVSITTTTRRRKLKDGRIAAHLQWYCEFKDPQTRKRCRRSFNRKKDAEAFRNSLLVKVAEGSYVDERKAPTLAQAIDHWLGDKLGKVKPSTLKGYKVVANGAIRGPLLVGSRQERADYTESGIAPKGAQFIKLLGHVKLTDLNTAMIRQWHRVIVEQCGTYTANRAKSHLKSILALAEEDFSIRAPSMPTGLARARHRAKKAILTPEHIAKLVAAARQDAEQGIYYAFAFLAGTRPSEQLGLLWSEVDFERNVIRIQRIQERDGSLTEMTKTEAGTRDIPMGAALREMLLAWRVRCPRLGKELHRVFPGPGRLQEWPLPRIGGGGPLLYQNFRKRYWAPAFKRLGLPYVTPHSARHSFISTLQAQGIEVGLVAQIAGHANPTVTLGHYTQAVRDGSAAIAALDRAYAS; this comes from the coding sequence ATGAACGACTTCAAGGTTTCGATCACCACCACCACGCGTCGCCGCAAGCTGAAGGATGGCCGCATCGCCGCCCATCTCCAATGGTATTGCGAGTTCAAGGACCCGCAGACCCGCAAGCGCTGCCGCCGCTCCTTTAACCGTAAAAAGGATGCCGAGGCGTTCCGCAATAGCCTGCTGGTGAAGGTGGCCGAGGGTAGCTATGTGGACGAGCGTAAGGCTCCGACGCTGGCCCAGGCCATCGATCACTGGCTGGGCGACAAGCTGGGCAAGGTGAAGCCGTCCACGCTGAAGGGCTACAAGGTGGTGGCGAATGGCGCCATCCGTGGCCCGCTGCTAGTCGGCAGCCGCCAGGAACGCGCCGACTATACCGAGAGCGGCATCGCGCCCAAGGGGGCGCAGTTCATCAAGTTGCTCGGCCATGTGAAGCTGACCGACCTGAACACAGCGATGATCCGTCAGTGGCATCGGGTTATCGTCGAGCAATGCGGCACCTACACCGCTAACCGCGCTAAGAGCCATTTGAAGTCGATCCTGGCTCTGGCCGAGGAAGATTTCTCCATCCGTGCGCCGTCCATGCCCACGGGCCTAGCGCGGGCGCGGCATAGGGCGAAGAAGGCCATCCTGACGCCCGAGCATATCGCCAAGCTGGTGGCGGCAGCGCGCCAGGATGCCGAGCAGGGCATCTACTACGCCTTCGCCTTCCTTGCCGGCACTCGGCCTTCCGAGCAATTGGGCCTGCTGTGGAGCGAGGTGGATTTCGAGCGCAATGTGATCCGCATCCAGCGCATCCAGGAGCGCGACGGCTCGCTCACCGAGATGACCAAGACTGAGGCCGGCACCCGCGACATTCCCATGGGCGCGGCCTTGCGCGAGATGCTGCTGGCCTGGCGGGTGCGCTGCCCTCGGCTGGGCAAGGAACTGCATCGCGTCTTCCCTGGCCCCGGTCGGCTGCAGGAATGGCCGTTGCCCCGCATCGGCGGCGGCGGGCCGCTGCTCTACCAGAACTTCCGCAAGCGCTACTGGGCGCCGGCCTTCAAGCGCCTCGGCCTGCCCTATGTCACCCCGCACTCTGCCCGGCATTCCTTCATCTCGACCTTGCAGGCACAGGGCATCGAGGTTGGGCTAGTGGCCCAGATCGCCGGCCATGCCAACCCGACCGTGACCTTGGGCCATTACACCCAGGCTGTTCGTGACGGTAGCGCCGCCATCGCGGCCCTGGACCGGGCCTATGCCAGCTAG
- a CDS encoding helix-turn-helix domain-containing protein: protein MIKLLVAARKEAGLTQVELGERLGQRQTFVSKFELGERRLDVAEFVLVSRAIGVDPHAILRKAETNSY from the coding sequence ATGATCAAGCTGCTTGTCGCGGCTCGTAAAGAGGCGGGCTTAACACAAGTTGAGTTGGGTGAACGGCTTGGACAGCGGCAAACATTCGTATCGAAATTCGAACTTGGGGAACGACGCCTTGATGTTGCAGAATTCGTACTTGTCAGCAGAGCAATAGGGGTTGATCCCCATGCAATTTTGCGAAAAGCAGAAACAAACAGTTACTGA
- a CDS encoding serine/threonine protein kinase, with amino-acid sequence MSLDLSFLPESIRPKAEELSKDIDFFATNSKGSNGYVLFGFNKILKRRVVVKFYYWGGGDHAEPALLASFNSQHILTIDHAESINEDDAFFMTPYCALGDLDDALNNRKFGPVEAIDVISQIAAGTSFLHGSGHLHRDLKPSNIFCVSENRFVIGDFGSVVAHNNEGYAKTLTKHSLLYRPPEEIQESRFYREGDIYQLGFIFYQTLGGSLPYDERDWLKDKQREKYDGLARLDRQAYATSIIEEKIGKGKMLKVSSLPPWTPASLIKIIRKCCAKARTDRYSSVADLTAVLNNIRSRIPDWRICEFPVLHRAKKKYRVIPYKGNFAIEKCVGTKWRREHSYSVSIIDEAIRIAETL; translated from the coding sequence ATGAGTTTGGATTTGTCCTTCTTACCAGAGTCCATCCGCCCCAAAGCAGAAGAGCTTTCGAAGGATATAGATTTTTTTGCCACCAATTCAAAAGGCTCGAATGGGTACGTTCTATTCGGCTTCAATAAGATTTTGAAACGTCGAGTTGTTGTTAAATTTTATTATTGGGGGGGAGGTGATCACGCCGAACCTGCCCTACTCGCAAGCTTCAATTCTCAACACATCCTCACAATAGATCATGCTGAGAGCATAAACGAAGATGATGCCTTCTTTATGACGCCATACTGTGCGTTAGGAGACTTGGATGACGCGCTCAATAATCGCAAATTTGGACCTGTGGAGGCCATCGACGTCATAAGCCAGATTGCCGCAGGCACAAGTTTTTTACATGGCAGTGGACATCTTCATCGCGATCTAAAGCCGTCCAACATATTTTGCGTGTCGGAAAACAGATTCGTAATTGGTGATTTCGGATCTGTCGTTGCACACAATAACGAGGGTTATGCCAAAACACTTACAAAGCACTCATTGCTCTATCGGCCACCCGAAGAAATTCAAGAAAGCCGCTTCTATCGCGAGGGTGATATATATCAGCTTGGATTTATTTTTTATCAAACTCTAGGAGGCTCATTGCCTTATGATGAGCGCGATTGGCTAAAAGATAAGCAAAGAGAAAAATATGACGGATTAGCCAGGCTTGATCGACAAGCATATGCCACCTCAATTATTGAGGAGAAAATTGGTAAAGGTAAGATGCTCAAGGTTTCTTCTCTTCCACCTTGGACGCCAGCTTCTCTAATCAAAATTATTAGAAAGTGTTGTGCAAAAGCCAGGACTGATAGGTATTCATCTGTTGCTGATCTAACAGCTGTGTTGAACAACATTAGAAGCAGGATACCTGATTGGCGTATATGTGAGTTTCCCGTGCTACATCGCGCCAAGAAAAAATATCGTGTCATTCCTTACAAAGGCAACTTCGCAATTGAAAAGTGCGTTGGCACTAAGTGGCGAAGAGAACACTCTTATTCAGTGTCAATAATCGATGAAGCGATACGAATTGCAGAAACGCTTTGA
- a CDS encoding DUF3010 family protein encodes MIVCGVELKGSEARLVLVSVNTDASPYHIGCNTKKLILGEDRNTDSIKTFLQAVKTFAHENRVDVFAIKSRAKAGAMSGGAISFKMETLFQLSDREIVFISPVTLAKFAKSNLGGIPTETLIYQKDAYLCGAYHLKKAGQL; translated from the coding sequence ATGATCGTGTGCGGCGTAGAGTTAAAAGGAAGCGAAGCAAGGTTAGTTTTGGTTTCCGTCAATACGGATGCAAGCCCGTATCACATTGGCTGCAATACAAAAAAACTCATCCTTGGTGAGGACAGAAACACTGATTCAATTAAAACATTTCTTCAGGCAGTAAAGACTTTTGCACATGAAAACAGAGTCGATGTTTTCGCAATTAAGTCGAGGGCAAAGGCGGGAGCAATGAGCGGGGGGGCCATCTCATTCAAAATGGAGACGTTGTTTCAACTATCAGATCGCGAAATTGTTTTCATAAGTCCCGTTACGCTAGCAAAATTCGCAAAATCAAATTTGGGGGGCATTCCAACTGAAACGCTTATTTATCAGAAAGATGCTTATCTTTGCGGGGCATATCATCTCAAAAAAGCTGGGCAGCTTTAA
- a CDS encoding extracellular solute-binding protein produces the protein MTSIFNRRHLLGLAASLTLALSSAAALAQDKFIIVASTTSTEQSGLFGHILPIFTKKTGIQVRVVAQGTGQALKTAEQGNADVVFVHDRVAELKFAADGWGIDRSEVMYNDFVIVGPKSDPAKVGGSKDVVAAYRKIAEAKAPFASRGDSSGTHAAELRIWKEANIDVKTAGAGWYRETGSGMGPTLNTASAMNAYAFTDRGTWLSFKNRGDLVVSVEGDVKLFNQYGVMLVNPAKHAHVKVSEGKAFIDWITSKEGQDAIASYKIEGQQLFFPNARN, from the coding sequence ATGACGTCCATTTTCAATCGCCGCCATCTTCTCGGGCTTGCCGCCAGCCTTACCCTGGCCCTGAGCAGCGCCGCCGCGCTGGCGCAGGACAAGTTCATCATCGTCGCCAGCACCACCTCGACCGAGCAATCTGGCCTGTTCGGCCATATCCTGCCGATCTTCACCAAGAAGACCGGCATCCAGGTGCGCGTTGTGGCGCAGGGCACTGGCCAGGCACTCAAGACCGCCGAACAGGGCAATGCCGATGTGGTTTTCGTGCATGACCGCGTGGCGGAACTGAAATTCGCCGCCGATGGCTGGGGCATCGACCGCAGCGAGGTGATGTATAACGACTTCGTCATCGTCGGCCCGAAGAGCGATCCGGCCAAGGTCGGCGGCAGCAAGGATGTCGTCGCCGCCTACAGGAAGATCGCCGAGGCCAAGGCGCCCTTCGCCTCGCGCGGCGACAGCTCCGGCACCCACGCCGCCGAATTGCGCATCTGGAAGGAAGCCAATATCGACGTGAAAACCGCCGGCGCCGGCTGGTATCGCGAAACCGGCTCCGGCATGGGCCCGACGCTGAATACCGCCAGCGCCATGAACGCCTATGCCTTCACCGATCGCGGCACCTGGCTCAGCTTCAAGAATCGCGGCGACCTGGTGGTCAGCGTCGAGGGCGACGTGAAGCTGTTCAACCAGTATGGCGTCATGCTGGTCAATCCGGCCAAGCATGCCCATGTGAAGGTGAGCGAGGGCAAGGCCTTCATCGACTGGATCACCTCGAAGGAAGGCCAGGACGCCATCGCCTCCTACAAGATCGAAGGCCAGCAGCTCTTCTTCCCGAACGCCAGGAACTAA
- a CDS encoding ATP-binding cassette domain-containing protein produces the protein MMNMQLAPLQTRPTLLPLRLQDVGYSINGQTLIGGVTLDFAAGPPTLVLGPNGAGKSLLLRLCHGLIMPTQGSVIWQGAAAQNAESLRFGQAMVFQKPVLLRRSVLANAEFPLKLRGLDAATRRERAMAMLERVGLAGLAERPARVLSGGEQQRLALARAWALQPQILFLDEPSAALDPSATRQVEGIIESIAQSGTKIVMTTHDLGQAKRLAGDVIFLHRGSIAERTAAADFFHQPQSEAARAFLDGNLTW, from the coding sequence ATGATGAACATGCAACTGGCACCGCTCCAGACTCGCCCGACGCTGCTGCCGCTGCGGCTGCAGGATGTCGGCTATAGCATCAACGGCCAGACACTGATCGGCGGCGTGACACTGGATTTCGCCGCCGGCCCGCCGACCCTGGTACTCGGCCCCAATGGCGCCGGCAAGAGCCTGCTGCTGCGGCTTTGCCACGGCCTGATCATGCCGACACAGGGCAGCGTGATCTGGCAGGGTGCGGCGGCGCAGAACGCGGAAAGCCTGCGCTTCGGCCAGGCCATGGTGTTTCAGAAGCCGGTGCTGCTGCGCCGCTCGGTGCTGGCCAATGCGGAGTTTCCGCTGAAACTGCGCGGCCTGGATGCCGCAACACGGCGCGAGCGCGCCATGGCCATGCTGGAGCGTGTCGGCCTTGCCGGCCTGGCCGAGCGGCCTGCCAGGGTGCTGTCCGGCGGCGAGCAGCAGCGCCTGGCGCTGGCCCGCGCCTGGGCGTTGCAGCCGCAGATCCTGTTCCTCGACGAACCATCGGCGGCGCTCGATCCCAGCGCCACGCGCCAGGTGGAAGGCATCATCGAAAGCATCGCCCAGAGCGGCACCAAGATCGTGATGACCACCCATGACCTCGGCCAGGCGAAGCGGCTGGCCGGCGACGTGATCTTCCTGCATCGCGGCAGCATCGCCGAGCGCACCGCCGCCGCCGACTTTTTCCACCAGCCGCAGAGCGAAGCCGCCCGTGCTTTTCTCGATGGCAATCTGACCTGGTGA
- a CDS encoding ABC transporter permease codes for MNTISEAFILSLQMMLRLEPELVRIVGLSLRVSLTAVVLGSIIGLPLGALLALTRFPGRNACIVVLNACMGLPPVVVGLIVYLILSRSGPLGTLGWLFTPAGMVMAQVVLITPIVAALSRQTVADLWSEYEEQLRSLGLTPLKAIATLLWDGRFSLSTAVFAGFGRAIAEVGAIIIVGGNIAGYTRTMTTAISLETSRGDLALAMALGIVLLAIAIGINAAATTLGNAARRRQGA; via the coding sequence GTGAACACAATTTCCGAAGCCTTTATTCTTTCATTGCAGATGATGCTGCGGCTCGAGCCCGAGCTGGTGCGCATCGTCGGCCTCTCCCTGCGCGTCAGCCTTACCGCCGTGGTGCTCGGTAGCATTATCGGCCTGCCGCTCGGCGCCCTGCTCGCGCTCACCCGCTTCCCTGGTCGTAATGCCTGCATCGTGGTGCTGAATGCCTGCATGGGCCTGCCGCCGGTCGTGGTCGGCCTGATCGTCTACCTGATCCTGTCGCGCTCCGGCCCGCTTGGCACGCTCGGCTGGCTGTTCACCCCGGCCGGCATGGTGATGGCCCAGGTGGTGCTGATCACGCCCATCGTCGCCGCCCTGTCGCGCCAGACCGTCGCCGATCTGTGGAGCGAATATGAAGAACAGCTCCGCTCGCTCGGCCTCACGCCGCTGAAAGCCATCGCCACCTTGCTGTGGGATGGCCGCTTCTCGCTCAGCACGGCGGTGTTTGCCGGTTTCGGCCGCGCCATTGCCGAAGTCGGCGCCATCATCATCGTCGGCGGCAATATCGCCGGCTACACCCGCACCATGACCACGGCGATTTCGCTGGAAACCAGCCGTGGCGACCTGGCGCTCGCCATGGCGCTCGGCATCGTGCTGCTGGCCATCGCCATCGGCATCAATGCAGCCGCCACCACGCTCGGCAATGCCGCGCGCCGGCGCCAGGGCGCCTGA
- a CDS encoding formate dehydrogenase accessory sulfurtransferase FdhD, with protein sequence MKTQPSAYLVQPDPLNPALTEAVQGIDQDGHAVETRVPVERPLTLFLNGQEIVTMMTIGDYPDYLALGYLINQRMLLPEDEVTGIDFDAEIETIVVRTARRTDYEERLKKKTQTSGCAQGTVFGNMMEAVESVALDPQAELKTSWIYSLSKQINLTPSLYLEAGAIHGCVLCEGERPLIYMEDVGRHNAIDKIAGYMRVHGLSAAGKIMYTTGRLTSEMVIKTAQMGIPILISRSGFTAWGVQLARQIGMTLIGRAKGKRFVALSGAERLRFDADPATVAEEDARSRRKGGRDDEAAE encoded by the coding sequence ATGAAGACTCAGCCGTCCGCCTATCTTGTCCAGCCCGATCCGCTGAACCCGGCGCTCACCGAAGCCGTGCAGGGGATCGACCAGGATGGCCATGCGGTCGAGACCCGGGTGCCGGTCGAACGCCCGCTCACGCTGTTTCTGAATGGCCAGGAGATCGTCACCATGATGACGATCGGCGATTACCCCGATTATCTGGCGCTTGGCTATCTGATCAACCAGCGCATGCTGCTGCCGGAGGATGAAGTCACCGGCATCGATTTCGATGCGGAGATCGAAACCATCGTGGTGCGCACCGCGCGCCGCACCGATTACGAGGAGCGGCTGAAGAAAAAGACCCAGACCTCGGGCTGCGCCCAGGGCACGGTTTTCGGCAACATGATGGAAGCGGTGGAAAGCGTGGCGCTTGATCCACAGGCCGAGCTTAAGACCTCATGGATCTACAGCCTGTCGAAACAGATCAATCTGACGCCGTCGCTTTACCTCGAAGCCGGCGCGATCCATGGCTGTGTGCTGTGCGAAGGCGAGCGGCCGCTGATCTACATGGAAGATGTCGGCCGGCACAATGCCATCGACAAGATCGCCGGCTATATGCGGGTGCATGGCTTATCGGCTGCCGGCAAGATCATGTACACCACCGGGCGCCTGACCTCGGAGATGGTGATCAAGACGGCCCAGATGGGGATTCCGATCCTGATCAGCCGCTCAGGCTTCACCGCCTGGGGCGTGCAACTGGCACGCCAGATCGGCATGACGTTGATTGGCCGCGCCAAGGGCAAGCGTTTCGTGGCGCTGAGCGGTGCCGAACGGCTGCGCTTCGATGCCGATCCGGCGACAGTGGCAGAGGAAGATGCGCGCAGCCGTCGCAAGGGCGGTCGCGATGATGAGGCAGCAGAATGA
- a CDS encoding biotin/lipoate--protein ligase family protein, with translation MNPAEWPDLPPGYTLKLCAGDAFDTACQAARDGADDGFMLMVDRQDRCEAALVLRPLDPIQPALTLSYVGLLGLHDGFAAVAPAETPASIGWPDRLLVNAACVGGIRVAHGPLVEKQGMMDVPDWLVIGIAVQMFGEHQDDDPGHDLAYTDLHEEGCGEVTVPKLVESFARHLLHWLDRWQEDGFEPVRRAVLHDLDDKALKIEPNGDASLQENGAKTIYALRDRLRQTSWALPEAMKAVL, from the coding sequence ATGAATCCCGCAGAATGGCCCGACCTGCCGCCCGGCTATACGCTGAAGCTTTGCGCCGGTGATGCCTTCGACACCGCCTGCCAGGCGGCGCGTGATGGGGCGGATGATGGCTTCATGCTGATGGTGGACCGGCAGGATCGCTGCGAGGCCGCCCTGGTGCTGCGCCCGCTCGATCCGATCCAGCCGGCATTGACGCTCAGCTATGTCGGCCTGCTCGGCCTGCATGACGGTTTCGCGGCGGTGGCGCCGGCGGAAACCCCGGCCAGTATCGGCTGGCCCGACCGCCTGCTGGTGAATGCAGCCTGCGTTGGCGGCATCCGCGTCGCGCATGGCCCGCTGGTCGAGAAGCAAGGCATGATGGATGTGCCCGACTGGCTGGTGATCGGCATTGCCGTGCAGATGTTTGGCGAGCATCAGGATGACGATCCTGGCCATGACCTCGCCTATACCGACCTGCATGAAGAGGGCTGTGGCGAGGTCACGGTGCCGAAGCTGGTCGAATCTTTCGCGCGGCACCTGCTGCATTGGCTCGACCGCTGGCAGGAAGACGGCTTCGAGCCGGTGCGCCGCGCCGTGCTGCATGACCTGGATGACAAGGCATTGAAGATCGAGCCCAATGGCGATGCGTCGCTCCAGGAAAATGGCGCCAAAACCATTTATGCCTTGCGCGACCGCCTGCGGCAGACGAGCTGGGCGTTGCCTGAAGCCATGAAAGCTGTGCTGTGA
- a CDS encoding DUF6505 family protein — MKLLRAIRFDESDTRVFPAAAASGEWAVPGTFVFADADPETLSRRERQAFANGFLGLESFGWSTLVSIATIDAEEYEAVVAALARHLQQAYGAPDFAAAHAAAREEVDYAVSLCEHPINTLLSLSRFIEGDAIREQFRVVQPPGEKPHAKIWEIVPDA; from the coding sequence GTGAAGCTGCTGCGCGCCATCCGCTTCGATGAGTCCGACACGCGCGTCTTCCCGGCGGCAGCCGCTTCCGGCGAATGGGCGGTGCCGGGCACCTTCGTTTTCGCCGATGCCGATCCGGAGACGCTCAGCCGGCGGGAACGCCAGGCCTTCGCCAATGGTTTCCTCGGGCTGGAAAGTTTCGGCTGGTCCACCCTGGTCAGCATCGCCACCATCGACGCCGAGGAATATGAGGCGGTGGTGGCAGCCCTGGCCCGGCATCTGCAGCAAGCATATGGCGCACCGGATTTCGCCGCCGCCCATGCCGCCGCTCGCGAGGAGGTCGATTACGCCGTCTCGCTCTGCGAACACCCGATCAATACGCTGCTCTCGCTCAGCCGTTTCATCGAGGGCGATGCGATCCGCGAACAATTCCGCGTCGTGCAGCCGCCTGGCGAAAAGCCGCATGCGAAAATCTGGGAGATCGTGCCGGATGCCTGA
- a CDS encoding DUF6352 family protein, with the protein MPEAFWISSGYDLLDRGADGRLGVSGDFIRAYLSRPEMAPPDEACDAERALHAALLAEPLQAVTATDLGRLADPDARENYAIFLRFRDHLVGSGSLEAAYVGLFRPNAPAVPAMFIDHLAAAILRDLLEGRDNAFQARAAELFFRVQKVTIQDSRMLLADDETVEMLSAGRGFGSLGALVAQAGTALRNVDMDILTKENAPEYWARSDKHDFVLDFGFTRAGQDAFARVIEAWVERLTGAAVQVQPVQTIRDERWVWHIGLDTTANTIMNALYEGKSVDEDHMRQILALFRLDFRDPSLMLPRVAGRSVYLGMAMDHHGKLRLKPQNLVVNLPLNAGS; encoded by the coding sequence ATGCCTGAAGCCTTCTGGATCAGCAGTGGTTATGACCTGCTGGATCGCGGCGCCGATGGCCGGTTGGGGGTGAGCGGTGATTTCATCCGCGCCTATCTCAGCCGGCCGGAAATGGCGCCGCCGGATGAAGCCTGCGATGCCGAACGCGCGCTGCATGCCGCTTTGCTGGCCGAACCGCTGCAGGCGGTGACGGCCACTGATCTTGGCCGGCTGGCTGATCCGGATGCGCGGGAAAATTATGCGATCTTCCTGCGCTTCCGCGATCATCTGGTTGGCAGCGGCAGTCTGGAGGCGGCCTATGTCGGGCTGTTCCGCCCCAATGCACCGGCAGTGCCGGCGATGTTCATTGATCATCTGGCGGCGGCGATCCTGCGCGATCTGCTGGAGGGGCGCGACAATGCCTTCCAGGCCCGCGCCGCCGAGCTGTTTTTCCGCGTGCAGAAGGTGACGATCCAGGATAGCCGCATGCTGCTTGCCGATGACGAGACGGTTGAGATGCTGTCTGCCGGCCGTGGCTTCGGTTCGCTGGGTGCATTGGTGGCGCAGGCCGGCACCGCCTTGCGCAATGTCGATATGGATATCCTGACCAAGGAGAATGCGCCGGAATACTGGGCGCGCAGCGACAAGCATGATTTCGTGCTCGACTTTGGCTTCACGCGCGCCGGGCAGGATGCCTTCGCCCGCGTGATCGAGGCCTGGGTGGAGCGGCTGACCGGCGCCGCCGTGCAGGTGCAGCCGGTGCAGACCATCCGTGACGAACGCTGGGTCTGGCATATCGGCCTCGACACCACCGCGAACACGATCATGAACGCGCTTTACGAAGGCAAGAGCGTGGACGAGGATCATATGCGCCAGATCCTGGCGCTGTTCCGGCTGGATTTCCGCGATCCGTCGCTGATGCTGCCGCGCGTGGCCGGCCGCTCGGTTTATCTCGGCATGGCGATGGATCATCATGGCAAGCTGCGGCTCAAGCCGCAGAATCTGGTGGTCAACCTGCCGCTGAATGCGGGAAGCTGA
- a CDS encoding DUF3305 domain-containing protein, translating into MSEILPPETETRRVGVILERRKLDNPWQEFSWRPVQVLPGVPEVSPWTRLAEGEGWVQFYAGAAELRLYRHESETYAYNIESAQPAVWIFLRNCDEAPGILLHGASVDPGEAHAHNDTGDDIVDFVPMPASILDWMQDYVRRHPPTKEHYKRKRDRANPEALARRTRLYESDPLRQVPEDE; encoded by the coding sequence ATGTCTGAAATCCTGCCGCCTGAAACCGAAACCCGCCGCGTGGGCGTCATCCTCGAGCGCCGCAAGCTGGATAATCCCTGGCAGGAATTCAGCTGGCGCCCGGTGCAGGTTCTGCCCGGCGTGCCGGAAGTGTCGCCCTGGACCCGCCTGGCGGAAGGCGAGGGCTGGGTGCAGTTCTATGCCGGCGCGGCGGAGCTGCGGCTCTATCGCCACGAAAGCGAAACCTACGCCTACAACATCGAAAGCGCGCAGCCGGCGGTCTGGATTTTCCTGCGCAATTGCGATGAGGCGCCGGGTATCCTGCTGCATGGCGCCTCGGTCGATCCCGGCGAAGCCCATGCCCATAACGATACCGGCGACGATATTGTCGATTTCGTACCGATGCCGGCCTCGATCCTGGACTGGATGCAGGATTATGTGCGGCGGCATCCGCCGACCAAGGAGCATTACAAGCGCAAGCGCGACCGGGCCAATCCGGAAGCACTGGCGCGGCGCACGCGGCTGTATGAATCCGATCCGCTGCGCCAGGTGCCCGAGGACGAGTGA
- a CDS encoding DUF3306 domain-containing protein, whose product MAAGERDKPEQDDGEAGGFLSRWSRRKAEARREPPPVAEPVVEAEVPALEIDPATLPPIESLTAESDFSVFLQKGVPSGLRAAALRKLWLVEPSVVNYKALVEYNWDFNAPGYGELLPTDDIAQMAQRVFSGFSQDPKPEDQPPAAGDEAVPQALPAPQEEAVATVPAAEPAIEAVPVVDVEPQPEPVMPSPRRRHGGALPT is encoded by the coding sequence ATGGCCGCAGGCGAACGCGACAAACCCGAGCAGGACGACGGCGAGGCCGGCGGCTTCCTGTCGCGCTGGTCGCGGCGCAAGGCGGAAGCGCGGCGCGAGCCGCCGCCGGTGGCAGAGCCGGTTGTTGAGGCAGAGGTCCCTGCGCTGGAGATCGATCCGGCGACGCTGCCGCCGATCGAGAGCCTGACCGCTGAGAGCGATTTCAGCGTTTTCCTGCAAAAGGGCGTGCCGTCAGGTCTGCGTGCCGCTGCTTTGCGCAAGCTCTGGCTGGTCGAGCCCAGCGTGGTGAACTACAAGGCGCTGGTCGAATACAACTGGGACTTCAACGCGCCGGGCTATGGCGAATTGCTGCCCACCGACGACATCGCGCAGATGGCGCAGCGGGTATTCTCCGGTTTCAGCCAGGACCCGAAGCCGGAAGACCAGCCGCCGGCGGCTGGTGACGAGGCGGTGCCGCAGGCTTTGCCAGCACCGCAGGAAGAGGCGGTTGCGACAGTGCCGGCTGCCGAGCCTGCCATCGAGGCGGTGCCCGTCGTGGACGTTGAGCCACAGCCTGAACCTGTGATGCCATCGCCGCGGCGGCGGCATGGCGGGGCGCTGCCGACCTGA
- a CDS encoding DUF2863 family protein, producing MSAALAKVVEIVGGQTQLARLLGVKQANVWHWLNKADRVPGEYVLAIETATGGQVTRHDLRPDLYPDAQALDAAPSIPEEDLWRAQIYALLGRCLARRPDTALLTALAQLKGDESPMGQALGALAEAARTTSLERAQEEYDALFIGLPRGELVPYASFYRTGFLYERPLAKLRGDMQQLGYARADHVTEPEDHMGALCELMALLIRGGDGRGPAELKTQERLYQQHLAPWGERFFADLEQAASAKLYRPLGTAGRLFMLIETQAFVMAA from the coding sequence GTGAGCGCTGCACTGGCAAAAGTTGTAGAGATCGTGGGCGGGCAAACCCAGCTCGCGCGGCTGCTTGGCGTCAAGCAGGCCAATGTGTGGCATTGGCTGAACAAGGCTGACCGCGTGCCGGGCGAATATGTACTGGCGATCGAGACCGCGACCGGCGGTCAGGTGACGCGCCATGACCTGCGCCCCGACCTCTATCCTGATGCCCAGGCGCTTGATGCCGCCCCGTCTATCCCTGAAGAAGATCTCTGGCGGGCACAGATTTATGCGCTGCTTGGCCGTTGCCTCGCGCGGCGCCCCGATACGGCGCTGCTGACCGCCCTGGCGCAGCTCAAGGGCGATGAAAGCCCGATGGGGCAGGCGCTGGGCGCGCTGGCCGAAGCCGCCCGCACCACATCGCTGGAGCGCGCCCAGGAAGAATACGATGCCTTGTTCATTGGTTTGCCGCGCGGCGAACTGGTGCCCTATGCCTCGTTCTATCGCACCGGCTTCCTCTACGAGCGCCCGCTGGCCAAGCTGCGCGGCGATATGCAGCAACTCGGCTATGCGCGCGCCGATCACGTCACCGAGCCGGAAGACCATATGGGCGCGCTGTGCGAATTGATGGCACTGCTGATCCGTGGCGGTGATGGTCGCGGCCCGGCGGAACTGAAGACGCAGGAGCGGCTGTATCAGCAGCATCTGGCACCCTGGGGCGAACGCTTCTTCGCCGATCTGGAGCAGGCCGCCAGCGCGAAACTCTATCGGCCGCTCGGCACTGCCGGCCGGCTGTTCATGTTGATCGAAACCCAGGCATTTGTGATGGCCGCCTGA